The sequence CGTTCAGCCCGCCCTTGATCTCGTCGAAGGTGGAGACCCGCCGGGACAGGTCGAGGTGCGGGCGGACCTTCCGGTCCGCGTCGCTGTAGTACCAGGTGTTCAGGTCGTCGAAAGTGGCCTCGCGCCGGGCGGGCGCCTCGGGGTCGACGGCGTCGCGCAGCCAGGCGTCGATCTGCCGGGCCGCCTTCGCGCCGTGCCCGACCGCGACGGTCGCGGTCCGGCCCGATGGCACCATGTCCCCGCCGGCGAAGATCCCCGCGTGCCCGGTCATCATCCCCGGGCCGACGCGCACGACGCCGTGCTCGCGCTCCACGTCGGGCAGAGCGTCCACAAGGGACAGATCGGCGTCCTGGCCGAGCGCCAGCACGACGCTGTCCGCGGCCAGCCGCTCGAATTCGCCGGTGGGCTGCGGGAAGCCGGTGTCGTCCAGCCGCATCTTCTCGATCGTGATGCCTTCGCCGTCGATCTCGCTGATCGTCGACAGCCAGCGCATCGAGACGCCTTCTTCGGCCGCCTCGGTCACTTCGGACTCGTGGGCGGGCATCCGGTCGCGCGTCCGCCGGTAGACGACCACGGCGTCGGTGGCGCCGAGCCGTTTCGCGGTGCGGGCCGCGTCCATCGCGGTGTTGCCACCGCCGTAGACGGCGACCCGGCGGCCGAGCAGCGGCCGCTCCCCGGCTTCCAGGTCGTGCAGCACGGAAATCGCGTCGAGCACCCTGGCCGAGTCGCCGGCCGGGATGTAGGCGCGCTTGCCGACCTGGGCGCCGACGGCGAGGAAGACGGCGTCGAACCCGCCGTCGGCCTTCGCGGCCACGACGTCGGTGACCCGGCTGTTCTGTTCGAAGGTCACTCCCATGTCGGCGATCCGGCGGATCTCGGCGTCGATGACCTCGCGCGGCAGCCGGTAGCGCGGGATGCCGTAGCGCATCATGCCACCGGGAGCGGCTTCCGCGTCGCGGACGGTGACGGCGTGCCCGAGCCGGGCCAGGTGGTAGGCGGCGGACAGCCCCGCCGGGCCGGCGCCGACGACGAGCACCTTCCGCCCGGTCGGCGCCGCGACCGGCATCTTCCAGTGCCGCTTGATCCCTTCGTCGCCGAGGAACCGCTCGACGGAGTTGATGCCGACGGCTTCGTCGAGCTGACCGCGGTTGCACGCGCTCTCGCACGGCCGGTAGCAGATCCGGCCGAGCACGGCGGGCAGCGGGTTGTCGGTCATGATCCCGCGCCACGCGTCCTCGTAGTCGCCGGATTCGGCGTGGTAGAGCCACTTCTGGATGTCCTGCCCGGACGGGCAGGCCTGGTTGCACGGCGGCAGCAGGTCGACGTAGACGGGCCGCTCGCTGCGCCAGGCGCCGGTCTTGTTCGCCCGGCTCGAGCCGACGTCGAGCGTGATCGCGAACGGCTTCTCGTGCTCCATCTCAGGCCTCCCCGAGCAGGTTGTAGCGGCGGATGTTCCGGTCGGCCTGCGCCTGGATCCCGGCGATCACGCCGGTCCGCGGCTCGTCGCCGAACAGGTGCGCGTACCGGGTCTGCAACCGCAGGTAGTCCTCGACGGGTACCTGGTGCCGGATCTTCGAGGTCGCGACGACCTCGCCGTACTCGGCCTCGAACACCGGGAAGAGCCCGCTTTCCTTGGCCAGCCGCGCGATCCGGATGGTGTCGTGGGACGCGCTGCCCCAGCCGAGCGGGCACGGCACCAGGACGTGCAGGTAGCGCGCGCCGTGGAACTCCATCGCCCGTGTCACCTTGGCCTCCAGGTCACGCAAGTCCGCGACGGTCGCCGTCGCCACGTACGGGATCTCGTGCGCCATCGCGATCATCGGCAGGTCCTTGCCCTGGCCGAACACCGCGCCGGGTTCGGGGCCGACGGCCGGGGTCGTCGCCGTGCGCGCGGCGGCCGGCGTCGCCCCGGACCGCTGGACGCCGGTGTTCATGTACGCCTCGTTGTCGTAGCAGATGTAGAGCACGTCGTCGTCGCGCTCGAACATCCCGGACAGGCAGGCGAACCCGATGTCGACGGTCCCGCCGTCGCCGCCCTGGCCGACGACGCGGACGTCGGTGCGGCCCTTGGCCTTCATCGCCGCGGCCACGCCGGTGGCCACGGCCGGGGCGTTGCCGAACAGCGAGTGCAGCCACGGGATCCGCCACGACGTCTCGGGGTACGGCGTCGAGAACACCTCCAGGCAGCCGGTCGCGTTGACCGCCACCATCCGGTTCCCGGTCGCGCGCATGGCCGCGTCGAGCGCGTACCGCGCGCCCAGTGCCTCACCGCAGCCCTGGCAGGCGCGGTGCCCGCAGTCGATGGAGTTGATCCGCTCGCGGTCGGACTGGACGCTGCGCTGGTCTTCACCGAGCAGCCGGCCGCCCACCGCGAAGCTGCCGGTCTGGTAGAACTTGATCGGCGTCACTGCCATCTCATCACCCGATTCGCGAGGCGACCGCACCGAGGTCGCGCAGGATGTTTTCGGCCGTCGGCCCGGAGCGGCGGGTGGCCGCGAGCCGGGACAGCTCGCGGTCGATCAGCGAGCGGTCGAGGTCGAGGAAGGTCAACGGCGGCAACCGGTCCGCGGCCCGCAGCAGCGCGGTGAGGGACTTCTTCGTGATCGCCCGGCCGCCGAGCCCGGCGACCACCGTGTGGACGTCGGCCGCGGGTGCCGCGCTGACGATGTTCTGCGTGACGATCCCGCCCACGCCGGGCTCGAAGGCCCGTTCCAGGACGACGACGCGCCGCGCGTGCCCGAGCGCCGCGCGAACGGCATCGGCCGGGAACGGCCGGAAGCACGTCAGGCCCAGCACGCCGACCCGCGCGCCGTCCGCGCGCAGCTCGTCGACGGTGTCCTTGAGCGTGCCCAGCACCGAACCGAGCGCGACGACGACCGTTTCGGCGTCTTCGGTGCGGTACGAGCGGGTCAGCCCGCCGGAGTTGCGGCCGAACGCCTCGGCGAAGCGGTCCGCGACGTCCGGGACGACGTCGAGGGCCTCCATCAGGCGGGCGTGCGCGAGGTAGCGGACCTCGGTGAACGCCTCCGGCCCGACCATCGCCCCGATCGACGACGGCTCGTCCGGGTCGAGGACCTGGCGCGGCTCGTACGGCGGCAGGAACGCGTCGACCTCTTCCTGCGTCGGCGTGTCCACCGGCTCCCAGGCGTGGGTCAGCACGAACCCGTCCATGCACACCATCACCGGCGTGGACAGCTCTTCGGCGATCCGGAACGCCTGGACGTGGAGGTCGGCGGCTTCCTGGTTGGTCTCGGCGTAGAGCTGGATCCAGCCGGCGTCGCGCAGGGCCATGCTGTCGCTCTGGTCGTTCCAGATGTTGATCGGCGCGCCGATCGCGCGGTTGGCCACCGTCATCACGATCGGCAGGCCGAGCCCGGACGCGTTGAACACCGCTTCGGTCATGTACAGCAGCCCTTGGCTGGCGGTCGCGGTGTAGGCCCGCGCACCGGCGGCGGACGCGCCGATCGCCACGGACATCGCGGCGAACTCCGACTCGACGTTGACGAACTCGCACGGCGTGAGCGCGCCGGACTTCACCAGCTCCGCCAGGCCTTCGACGATGTGGGTCTGCGGCGAGATGGGGTACGCGCAGATCACTTCCGGGCGGCACAGCGCCACGGCTTCGGCGACGGCCCGGGATCCCTCAATCTGCCTGCGCACCGGCCAGCTCCTCCCGCTCGGCCCGGACGAACTCGTACGCGGCGGTCGCCGCGCCGAGGTTTCCTTCGGCGGCCCGGCCGTGGAACCGGCCCGAGATGGCGGACAGCACGCTCTCCAGCCCGACGATCCCGGTCATCGCGGCGAACCCGCCGAGCAGCGCGGCGTTCGGCACCGGGCGGCCGAGGTGCTCCCGGGCGAACTCGGTCGCCGGGACGACGAGCAGCCGCTCGGGGCGGCAGCCGCGGACGAACTCCCCGAGCCCGAGCTCGGCGAAGCCGTGCGCGGAGTTGATCAGCAGGTACCCGCCGGGGTCGAAACCTTCGAAGACGTTCACCTGGTGCAGCAGGGTGGCGTCCTGGATGATCAGCACGTCCGGCCGGACGACCGGCTCGCGGGTCCGGATCACCCGGTCCCCGATCCGGCAGAACGCGACCACCGGCGCGCCGGTGCGCTCGGAGCCGAAGCTGGGGAACGCCTGCGCGTGCCGGCCTTCGGTGAACGCGGCGACCGACAGCAGCTCGGCCGCGGTCACCACGCCCTGGCCGCCGCGGCCGTGGATGCGGACCTCGGTGGCGCTCATGCGCTCGGGTACTTGGCGAGGATGTCCCGCAGCGCGCCGACGAACCGCAGGGACTCGTCGTGCTCGCGCTGCCAGACGTTGCGGCCGAAGATCAGGCCGGTCGCGCCGGCCTCCATCGACTCGCGGGCCTTTTCCAGCATCGCGTCGTCACCGGCCTTGCCGCCGCCGGAGACCAGCAGCAGGGTGCGCCCGGCCGAGCGGACGACGGCGTCGATCGCTTCCTGGCTGGTGGTTTCCCTGGCGTAGGCGCCGGGCACGTTGTCGATCTTCGCCGGGTGCGGGAAATTGACCTTGACGACGTCGGCGCCGAGCTCGGACGCGGTCCGGGCGGCGTAGTCGACCGCGTAGAACGAGTCGCGGCCGCCCTTGGCTTCGATGGCCGAGCCGCGCGGGTACGCCCAGACGATCAGCGGCATCCCGAGGCGGTGCGCGTCGGCGCGGACCTGGCGCAGCTGCGCGAAGTCCTGTTCCTGGGCGGGCGTGCCGACGTAGAGGGTGTAGCCGACGGCGTCGGCGCCCAGCCGGACGGCGTCCTCGACGCTGCCGTGCAGCGGGGAGAGCGCTTCGGCGTCGGACGGGATCTCGGTCTTGCCGTTGAGCTTCAGCACCAGCGGCAGTTCACCCGCGTAGTCCCAGTAGAACTTCTCGGCCAGCCCGATCTGGATGGCGATCCCGTTGAAGCCGCCCTCGAGCGCGAGCTTGAGGATGTACTTCGGGTCACCCGCTGCGGGGTTGGCGAAGAAGTCACGGGGGCCGTGTTCGAGCCCCTGGTCGTAGGGCAGGAAGAACGCCGTGCCGTTGCGCAGCCCGTGTTCGTGCAGGATGCGGTGCAGCCGCGTCTTCTTGCCGGTGTTCAGCCCGAGTTCGGCCAGCGGGGGACGGTGCGCCATGGTGGCCTCCGGAGTCGCTGATGCTTGGTGAAGCCAGCAAATCGCGCCGGGACGGCCGACACCGCTGGCGAACGCCACCGGCGCCGGGGTCCTCGGTCACCGGCAGCGGGGACCATCGGCTCTGCCTCGCGGGGGAACCCGGCGGGAAACTCCGGCTCATGAAGGTCGACGAACTGCTCGCGAAGGCGAAGGACGGGCTCCGGACCGGAATGGTCTACGGGGAGCCGTACGAGGTCGACGGCGTCACGGTGATCGTGGCCTCGACAGTCGGTACCGGCGGTGGTGGCGGGGACAGCCGGGACGAGAAGGGCCGCTCCGGCGAAGGCGGCGGGTTCGGCTTGTCGGCCAAGCCGGTCGGGGCCTACGTCATCAAGGACGGCAAGCTCCACTGGGAGCCGGCGATCGACGTGAACCGCCTCCTGGTGACGCTCGGCGCGATCGTGGTGGCCGCGCTCTTCGCCGCGACACGGCTGGCGAAGCTCAAGTACCGCGGGGACACCGGCTCCTGAT is a genomic window of Amycolatopsis lexingtonensis containing:
- a CDS encoding class I fructose-bisphosphate aldolase, whose amino-acid sequence is MAHRPPLAELGLNTGKKTRLHRILHEHGLRNGTAFFLPYDQGLEHGPRDFFANPAAGDPKYILKLALEGGFNGIAIQIGLAEKFYWDYAGELPLVLKLNGKTEIPSDAEALSPLHGSVEDAVRLGADAVGYTLYVGTPAQEQDFAQLRQVRADAHRLGMPLIVWAYPRGSAIEAKGGRDSFYAVDYAARTASELGADVVKVNFPHPAKIDNVPGAYARETTSQEAIDAVVRSAGRTLLLVSGGGKAGDDAMLEKARESMEAGATGLIFGRNVWQREHDESLRFVGALRDILAKYPSA
- a CDS encoding transketolase C-terminal domain-containing protein is translated as MRRQIEGSRAVAEAVALCRPEVICAYPISPQTHIVEGLAELVKSGALTPCEFVNVESEFAAMSVAIGASAAGARAYTATASQGLLYMTEAVFNASGLGLPIVMTVANRAIGAPINIWNDQSDSMALRDAGWIQLYAETNQEAADLHVQAFRIAEELSTPVMVCMDGFVLTHAWEPVDTPTQEEVDAFLPPYEPRQVLDPDEPSSIGAMVGPEAFTEVRYLAHARLMEALDVVPDVADRFAEAFGRNSGGLTRSYRTEDAETVVVALGSVLGTLKDTVDELRADGARVGVLGLTCFRPFPADAVRAALGHARRVVVLERAFEPGVGGIVTQNIVSAAPAADVHTVVAGLGGRAITKKSLTALLRAADRLPPLTFLDLDRSLIDRELSRLAATRRSGPTAENILRDLGAVASRIG
- a CDS encoding 2-oxoacid:acceptor oxidoreductase family protein, producing the protein MSATEVRIHGRGGQGVVTAAELLSVAAFTEGRHAQAFPSFGSERTGAPVVAFCRIGDRVIRTREPVVRPDVLIIQDATLLHQVNVFEGFDPGGYLLINSAHGFAELGLGEFVRGCRPERLLVVPATEFAREHLGRPVPNAALLGGFAAMTGIVGLESVLSAISGRFHGRAAEGNLGAATAAYEFVRAEREELAGAQAD
- a CDS encoding thiamine pyrophosphate-dependent enzyme, translated to MAVTPIKFYQTGSFAVGGRLLGEDQRSVQSDRERINSIDCGHRACQGCGEALGARYALDAAMRATGNRMVAVNATGCLEVFSTPYPETSWRIPWLHSLFGNAPAVATGVAAAMKAKGRTDVRVVGQGGDGGTVDIGFACLSGMFERDDDVLYICYDNEAYMNTGVQRSGATPAAARTATTPAVGPEPGAVFGQGKDLPMIAMAHEIPYVATATVADLRDLEAKVTRAMEFHGARYLHVLVPCPLGWGSASHDTIRIARLAKESGLFPVFEAEYGEVVATSKIRHQVPVEDYLRLQTRYAHLFGDEPRTGVIAGIQAQADRNIRRYNLLGEA
- a CDS encoding NAD(P)-binding protein, with the translated sequence MEHEKPFAITLDVGSSRANKTGAWRSERPVYVDLLPPCNQACPSGQDIQKWLYHAESGDYEDAWRGIMTDNPLPAVLGRICYRPCESACNRGQLDEAVGINSVERFLGDEGIKRHWKMPVAAPTGRKVLVVGAGPAGLSAAYHLARLGHAVTVRDAEAAPGGMMRYGIPRYRLPREVIDAEIRRIADMGVTFEQNSRVTDVVAAKADGGFDAVFLAVGAQVGKRAYIPAGDSARVLDAISVLHDLEAGERPLLGRRVAVYGGGNTAMDAARTAKRLGATDAVVVYRRTRDRMPAHESEVTEAAEEGVSMRWLSTISEIDGEGITIEKMRLDDTGFPQPTGEFERLAADSVVLALGQDADLSLVDALPDVEREHGVVRVGPGMMTGHAGIFAGGDMVPSGRTATVAVGHGAKAARQIDAWLRDAVDPEAPARREATFDDLNTWYYSDADRKVRPHLDLSRRVSTFDEIKGGLNESTALFEARRCLSCGNCFECDNCYGVCPDNAVLKLEPGEKYAIDLDYCKGCGICVAECPCGAIEMVPEET
- a CDS encoding spore germination protein GerW family protein, which translates into the protein MKVDELLAKAKDGLRTGMVYGEPYEVDGVTVIVASTVGTGGGGGDSRDEKGRSGEGGGFGLSAKPVGAYVIKDGKLHWEPAIDVNRLLVTLGAIVVAALFAATRLAKLKYRGDTGS